One Setaria viridis chromosome 3, Setaria_viridis_v4.0, whole genome shotgun sequence DNA window includes the following coding sequences:
- the LOC117850067 gene encoding peptide-N4-(N-acetyl-beta-glucosaminyl)asparagine amidase A yields MPLRAPPLLLHLVLLLLVPALADVPDRYSSPRTGASAGGGLGNSPAREYLDPTYPAPRPPPLAPSCVVPVLSYSFANTYGAPPATAAYAPPAGCPAPWSLVVLSFSVAIAGDQYDRVAAVWLDGAELLRTTTAEPTPDGVRWRVRKDVTRHSALLRSPTGGVLSVMLENLVNDQYTGVYNVSVSFEFHGAPSYLADAGFSAGAGAVDRKPATPTLPESYFQPADLILPVSEATGNSSGFWFRIQNSSDSRSKIVTIPSSTYRAVLEVFVSPHSNDEFWYSNPPDIYIRENNLTTGRGNAAYREVVVSVDRHFAGSFVPFPVIYTGGINPLFWQPVAALGAFDLPTYDVELTPFLGLLVDGKPHEIALSVVDGIAEWLVDANLHLWLDPASSSVSAALGSHSTPRLSITRRYITRLLDGSFEIGAKRKYRFSGWVKSSFGNFTTEVEAELKATSLVEFSDQGRNKTVRLQAEQDTEVTVRSSETRREVGKVETEAKFPLWLEMVTEDGENGTYVMRTNLTHSLSVETEAEAQGLFERETKLADEQVAVGWMLVRDHSVLNGSAATTQAYRYSDDAGRYERAIDTLDGAVLSDNVTESSRGLDVAASSACCRGRRCHGIVAAKCSDIAAM; encoded by the coding sequence ATGCCGCTACgcgcgccgcctctcctcctccaccttgtACTGCTCCTCCTCGTTCCCGCTCTCGCCGACGTCCCCGACCGCTACTCCTCTCCGCGCACGGGcgcgagcgccggcggcgggctcggtAATTCGCCCGCGCGGGAGTACCTCGACCCCACCTACCcggccccgcggccgccgccgttggcGCCGTCCTGCGTCGTGCCCGTGCTCTCCTACTCCTTCGCCAACACCTACGGCGCCCcccccgccacggccgcgtaCGCGCCGCCCGCGGGGTGCCCCGCGCCCTGGTCTCTCGTCGTGCTCTCCTTCTCCGTCGCCATCGCCGGGGACCAGTACgaccgcgtcgccgccgtctgGCTCGACGGCGCCGAGCTCCTCCGCACCACCACCGCTGAGCCTACCCCCGACGGCGTCCGCTGGAGAGTCCGCAAGGACGTGACCCGCCACTCCGCGCTCCTCCGTTCCCCAACCGGCGGCGTGCTCTCCGTCATGCTCGAGAACCTCGTCAACGACCAGTACACCGGCGTGTACAACGTCAGCGTCTCCTTCGAGTTCCATGGCGCCCCTTCTTACCTCGCGGACGCGGGAttctccgccggcgccggcgccgtcgatcGCAAGCCGGCGACTCCGACGCTGCCGGAGTCGTACTTCCAGCCGGCGGACCTGATCCTGCCGGTATCGGAGGCCACGGGCAACAGCAGCGGCTTCTGGTTCCGCATCCAGAACTCGTCGGACTCGCGCTCCAAGATCGTGACCATTCCGTCGAGCACCTACCGCGCGGTCCTGGAAGTCTTCGTGTCCCCGCACTCCAACGACGAGTTCTGGTACTCCAACCCGCCGGACATCTACATCCGCGAGAACAACCTCACCACCGGGCGGGGCAACGCCGCGTACCGCGAGGTCGTCGTGAGCGTGGACCGCCACTTCGCCGGCTCGTTCGTGCCGTTCCCGGTCATCTACACGGGCGGCATCAACCCGCTGTTCTGGCAGCCCGTGGCGGCGCTGGGCGCGTTCGACCTCCCGACCTACGACGTCGAGCTGACCCCGTTCCTGGGCCTCCTGGTCGACGGCAAGCCCCACGAGATCGCCCTCAGCGTGGTGGACGGCATCGCCGAGTGGCTCGTCGACGCCAACCTGCACCTGTGGCTGGACCCGGCTTCGTCGAGCGTGTCGGCCGCGCTCGGCTCGCACAGCACGCCGCGGCTGTCCATCACCCGCCGGTACATCACGCGGCTCCTGGACGGGAGCTTCGAGATCGGCGCCAAGAGGAAGTACCGCTTCAGCGGGTGGGTGAAGTCGTCGTTCGGCAACTTCACGACGGAGGTGGAGGCAGAGCTGAAGGCGACGAGCCTGGTGGAGTTCAGCGACCAGGGCCGGAACAAGACCGTCCGTCTGCAGGCGGAGCAGGACACGGAGGTCACCGTCCGGTCGTCCGAGACGCGGCGGGAGGTGGGCAAGGTGGAGACGGAGGCCAAGTTCCCGCTGTGGCTGGAGATGGTGACCGAGGACGGCGAGAACGGCACGTACGTGATGAGGACGAACCTGACGCACTCCCTGAGCGTCGAGACGGAGGCCGAGGCACAAGGGCTGTTCGAGCGCGAGACGAAGCTCGCCGACGAGCAGGTCGCCGTGGGGTGGATGCTCGTGAGGGATCACAGCGTGCTCAACGGGTCCGCGGCCACGACGCAGGCTTACCGGTACAGCGACGACGCCGGGCGGTACGAGCGGGCCATCGACACGCTGGACGGCGCCGTGCTGAGCGACAACGTGACAGAGAGCTCCCGCGGGCTGGATGTCGCTGCCTCGAGCGCTTGCTGCCGCGGGAGGAGGTGCCATGGCATCGTGGCGGCCAAGTGCTCGGACATTGCTGCGATGTGA